Part of the Aquamicrobium lusatiense genome is shown below.
ACAAGGGTGGCTCGCGCGGCTTCACCATCTTCTCGAAGACCGGCGAAGTGCTCTACGAATCCGGCCCTTCATTCGAATACATCGCGGCGCAGCTCGGCCATTACCCCGAGCACCGCAACAAGAAGGGCATCGAACCCGAGGGCATGGAGGTCGGCACCTATGGCGACCAGAAGCTGATCTTCGTCGGCGCCGAGCGCGCCTCGCTGGTCGGCGTCTATGAGGACACCGGCGCGGAGCCGAAATTCCTTCAGGCGCTGCCCTCCGGCATCGGCCCGGAAGGCCTGCTGGCGCTTCCCGCCCGCAACCTCTTCGTCACCGCCAACGAAACCGATCTGGTCGAGGATGGCGGCGCCCGCTCGCATGTGATGATCTTCGAGCGAGCCGAAGGCCAGCCGATCTACCCGATGATCCGGTCCGACACCGACGCCAACGGCCTGCCGATCGGCTGGGGTGCGCTGTCGGGCCTCGCCGCCGATTCCGAGGCGCCCGGCAAGCTCTACGCCGTATCCGATTCGGTCTATGGCGCGGAACCGGCGATCTTCACCATCGATGCCACCCAGTCCCCGGCCCGTATCACAAGCAAGACCGTGATCACGCGCGGCGGCAACCCCGCCCAGAAGCTCGACCTCGAAGGCATTGCTTCGGACGGCGAAGGCGGGTTCTGGCTGTCCAATGAAGGCGACGTCGCCAAGCTCGTTCCGCATGCCATCTTCCGCGTCGACGCCAAGGGCGAGATCAAACAGGAAATCGCCCTGCCGGCCGAGCTGGTCGCGCATCAGACCCGCTATGGCCTCGAAGGCATCACCACCATTGGCGAAGGTGACGAGCTGACGCTGATCGCCGCCGTGCAGCGCGAATGGGGTGACGATGCGAAGGGCGAAGTCAAGCTGCTCGCCTACAAGCCGAAGGCAAAGGAATGGTCGGCCGTGCGCTATCCGCTGGAGAAGGCCGAAAGCGGCTGGATGGGCCTGTCGGAAATCACCGCTCATGACGGCAAGCTCTACATCGTCGAGCGCGACAATCTGATCGGCGATGCTGCCAAGGTGAAGCGCATCTACAGCGTGGCGCTCGATGGCTTCACGCCGGCGGAACTGGGTGGCGACCTGCCGCTGGTGGAAAAGACGCTGGTGCGCGACCTGGTGCCTGACCTCAAGGCCGCCACCAACGGCTATGTGCTCGATAAGGTGGAGGGCTTCACCATCGACAAGAACGGCGAAGCCTTCGTCGTCACCGACAATGACGGCGTCGCCGATTCGTCCGGCGAAACCCTGTTCCTGCGGCTCGGCAATGTCGCCGCGCTCAACTGATTTCCAGAAAGGCGGGCCGTCAGCAGGGCGGCCCGCCAACCTTCACGCCGGCATAGGCATCACCAACGATGTCCGTGCACAATCCCGCCCATTCGCACCCCACGCAGGCAGTGCGTGTCAGCCCGGCGGCAAAACCCGACCGCAGCTTTTCCAGCAAGATCGCGTCAAGTGCGATCCGTTCGCCGGCACCGATGCGCCGGCCAAGCAGATCTCCGACATCGCGGGCGGCCTGCGCATCCCGTTCCAGAACGCTTGCGTTGAGGCAATGCGCTTCCGGATCTGACAGCAGAGGGGCGCAGACATCGTCCGGCCCCTCCACGATCACGATGTCCTCGCCACGGCTCAGCCGCCCGGCGATCACGTCATAATTGGCTGTGAAGGCAGGCGTGTACCCCTTGCCGACATAGGTGAGCATGCACAGAAGGTGATGCGCCCTCAGCCTGATGGTCACGAAGCCTGCCGCTCCGTCTTTGCGCGGGGGAACAGCCGCAGCGTGGCGGCAGCGAGTGCCGACTTCAGCACGCCGCCAACAATGAAGGGCGTGACGCCAAGCGCCACCGCCTTTTCAAATCCAACGAGGCCGGCCAGCCACAGCGCGCCGATGACAAGGCACAGACCGTTGCCGATCAGCATGGCCGCGAAGGCCATGAACACGCGATCCCCGTTCCAGCCGCGCTCGACCAGCCAGCCGACAAGGGCGGCGATGATAGGGAACGAGGCCAGATAGCCCGCAGTCGGACCGACGAAAGGCGCCAGGCCGCCTGAGCCTCCGGCTAGCACCGGCATGCCGATCGCCGCTTCGCCAAGCCATGCCAGAATGGTGAGCGCACCAAGCCGCCAGCCATAGAGCGCGCCGACCAGCGTGACCGCGAAGGTCTGCATGGTGATCGGCACCGGAATCATCGGCACTTCGATTCGCGACGACAGCGCAAGCAACAGCGTACCGATGGCAATAGCAGCCACCTGCCACAGCAGGGGTCGCTCCTGCAGGCGAAGCGGGCTGAGGGAGGGCGTTACGGTGGGGATTTCTGACTGCGACACTGGCATTCTCCAAATTATAGATAATTTTTGATTCTGATCTATTATCGAATCCATATTTTCAATCCGGAGGCAAGTGCTTTTGATCTGATCAGACAAAAACCGGCTCTCCGGCGCTGGAAAAACCCACGCAGAATCCGAAATTTCATTTTGATTTCAATGACTGGTTCAGGGGCATCGCCCGCCATGCGCGCACAACGCATCAAAGCGCGGGATCGAAACGGCACCCGCGACACAGACCGCCGATTCGTCCGTTCCCTCGACGGCAACGTCAGCCGACGATTGTGAAAGCCTCGCGGGTGGCACCGGACTGCATGCGCACCGGGCGCTGGCCGATCCACTGGACATGCCGGGCAAGAATTGAGGCCGCCGTATCCACCTGCCCCTGCCGCAGGGCGCTGAGGATTGCCCGGTGATCGTGATCGGTGCGGGTTTCCCACTCCGAACGCCATGCAGCAAACAGGAAGCGGGCGCTGGCGGCATGAAGATCGTCTATGGCAGCCAGCAGGCGGGGCATGCCGCAGGGCGTCAGGATCAGGCGGTGGAAGGTACGGTTGGCCTCTTCCCATGAGCGCACATCGCGCGAACGGTCGCCGGCGTGCGTCGCCTCCTCGGCCTTGTCGAGGATCGCGGCCGTCAGATGCGGTGCCGCATGCTTCAGCGCAAGAACCTCCAGGGCAGCGCGCATCTCCGCCACCTCTTTCACCTCATCGAGGTCGAAAGCCGCGACCCGCACACCCCGGCGCGCCTCGCTCACGGCAAGGCCCTGCGCCTCCAGCCGCCGGAACGCCTCGCGCACCGGCACATGGCTGGCACCGAATTCCTCCGCAACATGGTCCTGACGCAAACGCGCACCCGGCTCGATCGCACCCGAAATGATGCGCTCGGCCAGAGCCTTTGCGATTCGCACCGCGATTGTGTCGTCCTTGCCCGATTCCATGGAGGACAGATAAGGGGGAGATACTGCCGATGTCGAGAAGGCCACAGGCCGACAGGCTCGAAATGATCTTATTATGTGCAGTGCAACATAATGCACATCTGGCAGGCACAAAAACAAAACCCGCCGGACGAGGTCCAGCGGGCTCGGAGCCGGAGGCACTTTCTCAAGTGCCAGACATCAGCTCTGCTTGGGCGCTCTCAGGCTTAGAGAGCGGCGCGGGCAACCGAAGGAATGTCGGCGCGGTTGATGCCGAGATCCTTGAGCTCGCGGGTGTTCAGGCGGTTCAGCGCACGAACGGTTTCGTTGTAACGGCGCCAGTTCTTGTAAGATTGGATCAGGTTCATGTTTGCCTCCTAAGGGTGTATGAATTCGATGCCCTCTAGATAGGCTGTCCTGCCCAATTATTGAACAGACGCTTTTGCATAGCGGCAATGCGTTTGTGCATTGCAGCATAAATGAAAGGTTAA
Proteins encoded:
- a CDS encoding esterase-like activity of phytase family protein, with amino-acid sequence MRTRSSLVAAMAALAASVSLPAHADQVFNRIATFPVASNLPEGTDPATATSSEIITATEDGNTLVYSDSPLGAIGFIDITDPKAPKAGGIVRIDGEPTSVAVIGNRVLAGVNTSKSYTEPSGNLTVIDIASKTIEASCDLGGQPDSVAVSKDGRFLAVAIENERDEDLNDGEIPQLPAGNLKIVSLKDGAPDCATIRTVDLNGLAEIAPEDAEPEFVDFNEAGEIAVTLQENNHIAIVNAETGEIVSHFSAGSVSLENVDTKKDGRLSFTSKVENAPREPDAVQWLDNDRLVIANEGDYKGGSRGFTIFSKTGEVLYESGPSFEYIAAQLGHYPEHRNKKGIEPEGMEVGTYGDQKLIFVGAERASLVGVYEDTGAEPKFLQALPSGIGPEGLLALPARNLFVTANETDLVEDGGARSHVMIFERAEGQPIYPMIRSDTDANGLPIGWGALSGLAADSEAPGKLYAVSDSVYGAEPAIFTIDATQSPARITSKTVITRGGNPAQKLDLEGIASDGEGGFWLSNEGDVAKLVPHAIFRVDAKGEIKQEIALPAELVAHQTRYGLEGITTIGEGDELTLIAAVQREWGDDAKGEVKLLAYKPKAKEWSAVRYPLEKAESGWMGLSEITAHDGKLYIVERDNLIGDAAKVKRIYSVALDGFTPAELGGDLPLVEKTLVRDLVPDLKAATNGYVLDKVEGFTIDKNGEAFVVTDNDGVADSSGETLFLRLGNVAALN
- a CDS encoding DUF1127 domain-containing protein; the encoded protein is MNLIQSYKNWRRYNETVRALNRLNTRELKDLGINRADIPSVARAAL
- a CDS encoding DUF1284 domain-containing protein — encoded protein: MTIRLRAHHLLCMLTYVGKGYTPAFTANYDVIAGRLSRGEDIVIVEGPDDVCAPLLSDPEAHCLNASVLERDAQAARDVGDLLGRRIGAGERIALDAILLEKLRSGFAAGLTRTACVGCEWAGLCTDIVGDAYAGVKVGGPPC
- a CDS encoding biotin transporter BioY translates to MSQSEIPTVTPSLSPLRLQERPLLWQVAAIAIGTLLLALSSRIEVPMIPVPITMQTFAVTLVGALYGWRLGALTILAWLGEAAIGMPVLAGGSGGLAPFVGPTAGYLASFPIIAALVGWLVERGWNGDRVFMAFAAMLIGNGLCLVIGALWLAGLVGFEKAVALGVTPFIVGGVLKSALAAATLRLFPRAKTERQAS
- a CDS encoding GntR family transcriptional regulator; the encoded protein is MESGKDDTIAVRIAKALAERIISGAIEPGARLRQDHVAEEFGASHVPVREAFRRLEAQGLAVSEARRGVRVAAFDLDEVKEVAEMRAALEVLALKHAAPHLTAAILDKAEEATHAGDRSRDVRSWEEANRTFHRLILTPCGMPRLLAAIDDLHAASARFLFAAWRSEWETRTDHDHRAILSALRQGQVDTAASILARHVQWIGQRPVRMQSGATREAFTIVG